A genomic stretch from uncultured Cohaesibacter sp. includes:
- the serB gene encoding phosphoserine phosphatase SerB has translation MSFTLTLISAPADPAVSADLVAEVQSIINVDTDFTWLMEGVACDFVIPRHPDFANLRAELFAAFGKAPVDLIFQPSKGRKKKLLLADMDSTMIQQECIDELADEVGLKEKVSDITARAMRGEIEFEPALKERVGLLKGLNLDIVDKLFAERITFTPGGKALVHTMKANGAYCALVSGGFTHFTSRVREILGFDEDRANLLIEKDGLLTGEVGMPILGKDAKLSRLNALIKEHKLDPSETMAVGDGANDLPMIMSAGAGVALHAKPTVAAQAAYVINHGDLTGLLFLQGYKAEDFVLA, from the coding sequence ATGTCCTTCACACTGACCCTTATTAGCGCGCCAGCTGACCCAGCCGTCAGCGCCGATCTTGTGGCTGAAGTTCAATCTATCATCAATGTCGATACAGATTTTACTTGGCTGATGGAAGGGGTTGCTTGTGATTTTGTGATCCCGCGTCACCCGGATTTCGCAAATTTGCGTGCCGAGCTGTTCGCAGCCTTTGGCAAGGCCCCTGTCGATCTGATCTTCCAGCCCAGCAAAGGCCGCAAGAAAAAGCTGTTGCTGGCAGATATGGATTCCACAATGATCCAGCAGGAATGCATCGACGAGTTGGCTGATGAGGTGGGGCTGAAGGAAAAGGTTTCCGATATCACCGCACGCGCCATGCGCGGAGAAATCGAATTCGAACCAGCGCTCAAGGAGCGTGTCGGTCTGCTCAAGGGCCTCAACCTCGATATCGTGGACAAGCTGTTTGCAGAGCGCATCACCTTTACTCCCGGCGGTAAGGCTCTGGTGCACACCATGAAAGCCAACGGCGCCTATTGCGCTCTTGTCTCGGGCGGATTTACCCATTTCACGTCGCGCGTACGCGAAATTCTCGGCTTCGACGAAGACCGGGCGAACCTGCTGATCGAAAAAGACGGCTTGCTGACAGGTGAGGTCGGCATGCCCATTCTGGGCAAAGATGCCAAGCTGTCCCGCCTCAACGCTCTCATCAAAGAGCATAAGCTTGACCCTTCCGAGACCATGGCCGTTGGCGACGGCGCCAATGACCTGCCGATGATCATGAGTGCGGGCGCTGGTGTTGCGCTTCATGCCAAGCCCACAGTGGCTGCACAGGCCGCCTATGTCATCAACCATGGCGACCTCACCGGCCTTCTGTTCCTGCAAGGCTACAAGGCTGAGGACTTCGTTCTTGCCTGA
- a CDS encoding 2-isopropylmalate synthase, translating into MNNDIVIFDTTLRDGEQSPGASMTLEEKLQVAQVLDELGVDVIEAGFPIASNGDFEAVSEIAKVVKNATVCGLARAGAKDIDRAGEAIRHAEKRRIHTFISTSPVHMKYKLQMEPDRVYEKVIESVTRARNWTDDVEWSAEDGTRTEFDFLCKCVEAAINAGATTINIPDTVGYTTPLEIADLFKRVIETVPNADKAIFSTHCHNDLGMAVANSLAAVRGGARQIECTINGLGERAGNAALEEVIMAIRTRNDVFAYNTGINTKLLTRASKLVSAVSAFPVQYNKAIVGKNAFAHESGIHQDGMLKNAETYEIMKPEDVGVGGTDLVMGKHSGRHAFKQKLDQLGYNLGENAFQDAFNRFKDLADKKKNIFDEDIEALVDDEVGAASDKIKVIAMTVIAGTSGVQKAIVTLDIDGTHVTKEATGDGPVDAIFNAIKQMIEHKAHLMLYQVSAVTAGTDAQAEVSCRLREGDHTVTGRSADTDTMVSSAKAYVSALNKLIVRREKEIHNAQTSAAE; encoded by the coding sequence ATGAATAATGATATTGTAATCTTTGATACGACCTTGCGTGATGGTGAACAGTCTCCCGGAGCGTCCATGACGCTGGAAGAAAAGTTGCAAGTTGCGCAGGTTCTGGATGAATTGGGTGTCGATGTGATCGAAGCCGGGTTCCCGATTGCATCCAATGGTGACTTCGAAGCCGTGAGCGAGATTGCCAAGGTGGTCAAGAATGCGACGGTTTGCGGCTTGGCTCGTGCAGGAGCCAAGGATATAGACCGGGCAGGGGAAGCCATCAGGCACGCTGAAAAGCGCCGTATTCATACCTTCATTTCCACGAGCCCCGTGCATATGAAATACAAGCTGCAGATGGAGCCGGACCGGGTTTATGAGAAGGTGATCGAATCCGTCACGCGCGCCCGCAACTGGACCGATGATGTGGAATGGTCTGCAGAAGATGGCACCCGTACCGAATTTGACTTCTTGTGCAAATGCGTGGAAGCGGCGATCAATGCCGGTGCGACCACGATCAACATTCCCGATACGGTTGGCTACACGACACCTCTGGAAATCGCTGATTTGTTCAAGCGGGTCATCGAGACTGTTCCGAACGCGGATAAGGCGATCTTCTCGACACATTGCCACAATGATCTGGGCATGGCTGTGGCCAACTCGCTGGCAGCGGTGCGTGGCGGTGCGCGTCAGATCGAATGCACGATTAACGGCTTGGGCGAACGCGCAGGCAACGCGGCGCTGGAAGAAGTCATTATGGCCATCCGCACGCGCAATGACGTGTTTGCATACAATACCGGCATCAATACCAAGCTGCTGACCCGAGCGTCCAAGCTGGTGTCCGCCGTTTCGGCCTTCCCGGTCCAGTATAACAAGGCAATTGTCGGCAAAAATGCCTTTGCGCACGAATCCGGTATCCATCAGGACGGCATGCTGAAAAATGCCGAGACTTACGAAATCATGAAGCCGGAAGATGTGGGCGTTGGCGGTACCGATCTGGTCATGGGCAAGCATTCCGGCCGTCATGCCTTCAAGCAGAAGCTGGATCAATTGGGCTATAATCTGGGTGAAAATGCCTTCCAGGATGCCTTCAACCGATTCAAGGATCTGGCCGACAAGAAGAAAAACATTTTTGATGAAGATATCGAAGCTCTGGTGGATGATGAAGTCGGCGCCGCTTCCGACAAGATCAAGGTGATTGCGATGACCGTGATCGCAGGCACCAGTGGCGTTCAGAAGGCCATTGTGACGCTGGATATAGATGGAACGCATGTGACCAAGGAAGCGACCGGTGACGGTCCTGTTGATGCCATCTTCAACGCCATCAAGCAGATGATCGAGCATAAGGCTCACCTGATGCTGTATCAAGTGAGTGCCGTGACTGCTGGAACGGATGCGCAGGCCGAGGTGTCCTGCCGTCTGCGCGAGGGGGATCATACGGTGACGGGCCGGTCTGCCGATACCGACACCATGGTCTCTTCTGCCAAGGCCTATGTTTCCGCACTCAACAAGCTGATCGTGCGTCGGGAGAAGGAAATCCACAACGCCCAGACGAGCGCTGCAGAATAA
- a CDS encoding Cache 3/Cache 2 fusion domain-containing protein: protein MNLLSKLKLTQKVTVLTIGSVLICMIALAAATWSTISNKIKSDVLQQQSVSIRVASQIFETSLPDVSVTRDASGGIRRLVMKDIPAFSNHDMIDRIGSITGETATLFAWDAQSKDFWRKTTNIKKPDGKRAIGTPLGKNGAVYPVVTQGKTFMGEAVILGVPYYTLYQPIFSPSNRVNGILYVGIQKERVQSILSDVLQGLLISALIVGALIVAFAFFASRRMMKPLPVMTNLLAAISHDEKISEIPYQSRKDEIGDMAAAVAVLNDKNVHRLELENHKAETDKERERHEQKMLQTVVAFDHDIQAILESVSENSRTMEGTAQRLTEIAEATAEQSNSASSVSNEAASNAQTVASASEELSASIGEISQQLSKTRSVVSLASNESIATNEKVESLDMAAQKIGEVVTLIQAVAEQTNLLALNATIEAARAGEAGKGFAVVAAEVKELANQTSKATEEISSQISGIQSSSQEAVAAISKISETMAEVNEYTNSIAAAVEQQGAATEEISSNVQQASQGTLEASERMASVSSSVADTHQSAENVLEASRNAAEQARQLRERIESFLKDIQAA from the coding sequence ATGAACCTTCTTTCGAAACTGAAGCTAACCCAAAAAGTAACAGTTCTAACCATAGGCTCTGTGCTGATCTGCATGATTGCGCTTGCAGCAGCGACCTGGTCGACGATCAGCAACAAAATCAAATCAGATGTGTTGCAGCAACAATCAGTCAGCATCCGTGTCGCTTCACAAATATTCGAAACCAGCCTTCCCGATGTGAGCGTCACGAGAGACGCGTCAGGCGGGATTCGTCGCCTTGTCATGAAAGACATCCCCGCATTCTCCAATCATGACATGATTGACCGCATCGGCTCCATCACGGGCGAAACAGCCACCCTGTTCGCATGGGACGCACAAAGCAAGGACTTCTGGCGCAAGACCACAAACATCAAGAAACCCGACGGCAAGAGAGCCATCGGTACTCCCTTGGGCAAGAATGGCGCTGTTTATCCTGTCGTCACGCAAGGCAAGACCTTCATGGGCGAAGCCGTTATTCTCGGCGTTCCATATTACACGCTCTATCAACCAATCTTTTCTCCCTCAAACAGGGTCAACGGCATTCTCTATGTCGGCATCCAGAAAGAGCGCGTTCAATCCATTTTGAGCGACGTTTTGCAGGGCCTTCTCATTTCGGCACTCATCGTCGGCGCCCTGATTGTGGCCTTTGCCTTCTTCGCAAGCCGCCGCATGATGAAGCCTCTGCCCGTCATGACAAACCTGTTGGCAGCAATCTCGCATGACGAGAAAATCTCGGAAATTCCCTATCAGTCCCGCAAGGACGAAATCGGAGATATGGCCGCAGCTGTCGCTGTGCTGAATGACAAGAATGTGCATCGCCTCGAGCTTGAGAATCATAAAGCGGAAACCGACAAGGAACGGGAGCGGCATGAGCAGAAAATGCTGCAAACCGTGGTGGCGTTTGACCATGACATTCAGGCCATTCTGGAATCCGTTTCAGAGAACTCCAGAACCATGGAAGGGACAGCTCAGCGTCTGACAGAAATCGCCGAAGCTACCGCAGAGCAGTCCAACAGCGCTTCTTCTGTTTCAAACGAGGCTGCAAGCAATGCACAAACCGTCGCATCAGCATCGGAGGAACTCTCCGCTTCTATCGGCGAAATCTCACAGCAATTGAGCAAAACAAGGTCCGTTGTATCCCTCGCCTCCAACGAGTCGATAGCCACCAACGAGAAGGTTGAGAGCCTCGACATGGCCGCCCAGAAGATTGGCGAGGTCGTGACCCTCATTCAAGCCGTTGCCGAACAGACCAATCTGTTGGCATTGAACGCCACCATCGAAGCAGCACGCGCAGGAGAAGCAGGTAAGGGCTTTGCTGTTGTTGCAGCAGAGGTCAAGGAGCTGGCCAACCAGACGTCCAAAGCCACAGAAGAGATCTCCAGCCAGATTTCCGGCATCCAGAGCTCGTCTCAGGAAGCGGTCGCAGCCATTTCCAAGATCTCGGAAACCATGGCAGAGGTGAATGAATACACAAACTCCATCGCCGCCGCAGTGGAACAACAAGGAGCAGCAACCGAGGAAATCAGCTCCAATGTGCAGCAGGCTTCTCAGGGCACCCTTGAGGCAAGCGAGCGCATGGCTTCGGTCAGCAGTTCGGTTGCCGATACCCATCAGTCAGCCGAGAATGTTCTTGAAGCCTCACGCAATGCCGCCGAACAAGCGCGACAGCTGCGTGAGCGTATCGAGAGCTTCCTCAAGGACATTCAGGCGGCCTGA
- the miaA gene encoding tRNA (adenosine(37)-N6)-dimethylallyltransferase MiaA gives MIDSGTQIATAPSAVLIAGPTASGKSSLALRLAQIVDGVIINADSMQIYDQLSILSARPTPEEMGDVEHRLYGYVDPAERYSVGRWLDDVVAAIKDVRAGGQCPILVGGTGLYFKALLEGLNVVPDVPESIRNFWESELDRLQSPEALHTILAQRDPEMAATLKPADGQRILRALEILEATGKSLLEWQRNPVLRHDPTIVQGAIKLALCPPRDLVYKKIEARFDQMVELGGIREAVTMASLGLDPDLPAMKAIGVSYLASFDEGLLDYDEAIRLCKRDTRRYAKRQMTWIRNQMSDWPLFDSAEDAIARFLIEMKK, from the coding sequence GTGATTGATAGCGGAACACAGATTGCTACGGCTCCGTCAGCGGTGTTGATAGCTGGGCCAACGGCCAGCGGCAAGTCATCTCTTGCACTAAGACTTGCACAAATCGTTGATGGTGTGATTATCAACGCCGATTCAATGCAGATTTATGACCAATTGTCTATTCTCTCGGCCCGCCCCACGCCCGAAGAGATGGGGGATGTGGAGCATCGACTCTATGGTTATGTGGATCCGGCCGAGCGCTATTCTGTAGGCCGCTGGCTTGATGATGTGGTTGCGGCCATCAAGGACGTCAGGGCAGGGGGGCAATGTCCCATTCTGGTGGGGGGCACAGGGCTCTATTTCAAAGCGCTGCTCGAAGGGCTGAACGTGGTTCCCGATGTCCCCGAGAGCATACGAAATTTTTGGGAAAGTGAGTTGGATCGGCTGCAGAGCCCCGAAGCACTGCATACCATTCTTGCTCAACGGGACCCGGAGATGGCGGCCACGCTCAAGCCTGCCGATGGACAGCGCATCCTGAGGGCGCTTGAGATCCTCGAGGCTACCGGAAAATCCCTGCTGGAATGGCAAAGGAATCCGGTGCTGCGTCACGATCCAACCATTGTGCAAGGTGCCATCAAGCTGGCGCTCTGCCCGCCGCGCGATCTGGTTTACAAGAAAATAGAGGCCCGTTTCGATCAGATGGTCGAGCTTGGCGGTATCAGAGAGGCTGTGACTATGGCGAGCCTCGGGCTTGATCCTGACCTGCCAGCCATGAAGGCGATCGGCGTTTCCTATCTTGCAAGCTTCGATGAGGGGCTTCTTGATTATGATGAGGCCATCCGTCTGTGCAAGCGCGATACGCGGCGCTATGCCAAAAGGCAGATGACCTGGATCCGCAATCAGATGTCTGATTGGCCCCTTTTTGATAGCGCTGAGGATGCAATTGCCCGTTTTTTGATAGAAATGAAAAAATAG
- a CDS encoding pyridoxine 5'-phosphate synthase → MKTRLSVNVNAVAVLRNRRDLPWPSVTGLARIALETGAKGITVHPRPDERHIRGQDVRDLSDMIRSDFTGKELCLEGYPDNRFLALCEEARPDQVLFVPDDPSQQTSDHGWDFEANDDLLRRSVAVIKNSGMKVSLFVNPEPDQPAKAAAVGADRIEVYTGPYGACYADEALAATRLAEVAATAHAAKEAGLGVNAGHDLTPENLPALMKEVPFIREVSIGHGFIAEALIYGFEETVRRFQRAMGEL, encoded by the coding sequence ATGAAAACACGATTGAGCGTGAATGTGAATGCAGTGGCAGTGTTGCGCAACAGGCGCGATCTGCCATGGCCCAGTGTCACAGGTCTGGCCCGGATTGCTCTGGAAACCGGAGCGAAGGGTATTACGGTCCATCCGCGCCCTGACGAACGTCATATTCGGGGGCAGGATGTTCGGGATCTGTCCGATATGATCCGTTCCGATTTCACCGGCAAGGAACTGTGCCTTGAAGGCTATCCGGATAATCGCTTTCTGGCATTGTGCGAGGAAGCGCGTCCGGATCAGGTTCTGTTCGTGCCCGATGATCCATCGCAGCAGACCTCTGATCATGGCTGGGATTTTGAAGCGAATGACGATCTGTTGCGCAGATCTGTCGCCGTCATCAAGAATTCGGGCATGAAGGTGTCGTTGTTTGTGAATCCGGAACCGGATCAGCCTGCCAAGGCCGCCGCAGTGGGTGCTGACCGTATCGAAGTCTATACCGGCCCTTATGGGGCTTGCTATGCAGATGAAGCTCTGGCAGCAACCCGGCTTGCCGAAGTGGCCGCCACAGCGCATGCGGCGAAGGAAGCCGGCCTTGGCGTGAATGCCGGTCACGACCTGACGCCGGAAAATCTTCCTGCTCTGATGAAGGAAGTGCCCTTCATCAGGGAAGTGTCCATTGGGCATGGCTTTATCGCAGAGGCCCTGATCTATGGATTTGAAGAAACAGTTCGCCGCTTTCAACGGGCAATGGGCGAATTGTGA
- the ilvC gene encoding ketol-acid reductoisomerase gives MRVYYDRDADINLIKGKNVAIIGYGSQGHAHALNLRDSGVANLAIGLREGSSSAKKAEGEGLKVMSVADACKWADVVMMLTPDELQADIYYGSMHDNLKENAMLLFAHGLNVHFNLIEPRADLDVAMVAPKGPGHTVRGEYVRGAGVPTLIAIAQDATGNAHDLALSYASANGGGRAGVIETTFKEECETDLFGEQAVLCGGVVELMRAGFETLVEGGYAPEMAYFECVHEMKLIVDLIYEGGIANMNYSISNTAEYGEYATGPRLITPETKAEMKNVLTDIQDGTFVRNWMLENKVNQTSFKAIRARNDAHQVEEVGAKLRAMMPWIKEKAMVDKEKN, from the coding sequence ATGCGCGTATATTATGATCGCGATGCAGATATCAATCTGATCAAGGGCAAGAATGTTGCCATTATCGGTTATGGCTCTCAGGGCCATGCTCATGCACTGAACCTGCGCGATTCCGGCGTGGCTAACCTTGCCATCGGTCTGCGCGAAGGCTCTTCTTCCGCGAAAAAAGCTGAAGGTGAAGGCCTCAAAGTCATGTCCGTAGCGGATGCCTGCAAATGGGCTGACGTGGTCATGATGCTGACCCCGGACGAACTGCAGGCCGACATCTATTATGGCAGCATGCATGACAACCTCAAAGAAAACGCCATGTTGTTGTTCGCTCATGGTCTGAACGTGCACTTCAACCTGATCGAGCCACGCGCTGACCTTGATGTCGCCATGGTTGCTCCGAAGGGCCCGGGCCACACGGTTCGTGGTGAATATGTACGTGGCGCTGGCGTGCCTACCCTGATCGCGATCGCTCAGGACGCTACGGGCAATGCCCATGATCTGGCTCTGTCCTATGCATCTGCAAATGGTGGCGGTCGTGCCGGTGTGATCGAAACAACCTTCAAGGAAGAATGTGAAACCGACCTGTTCGGCGAGCAGGCTGTTCTTTGCGGTGGTGTTGTCGAACTGATGCGTGCTGGCTTCGAAACCCTTGTTGAAGGCGGTTATGCCCCTGAAATGGCCTATTTCGAATGCGTTCATGAAATGAAGCTGATCGTGGACCTGATCTACGAAGGCGGCATTGCCAACATGAACTACTCCATTTCCAACACGGCTGAATATGGCGAATATGCTACCGGCCCGCGCCTGATCACCCCTGAAACCAAGGCAGAAATGAAAAATGTTCTGACTGACATTCAGGACGGCACCTTCGTGCGCAACTGGATGCTGGAAAACAAGGTCAACCAGACCTCCTTCAAGGCGATCCGCGCGCGCAACGATGCGCACCAGGTGGAAGAAGTTGGCGCTAAATTGCGTGCCATGATGCCTTGGATCAAGGAAAAAGCCATGGTTGATAAAGAAAAGAACTAA
- a CDS encoding PhzF family phenazine biosynthesis protein, producing the protein MSNAEHRYFTLDVFTKDLFAGNPLAVVLDSDDLSDDQMQKIAREFNFSETVFVCTPENKAHSACLRIFTPTCELPFAGHPTVGTAVLLGLLRFPDLESEQNCVMLLEEKVGRIRAKVKLDSDGVGKAVFEVPQLSKPVASVSLGSKDEIAAALGLHIKDIGFENHVPTAYSAGVPFAMVPIRDLEAMKRARPVMPSWSSAFGAHEHNDAYLYTRETTCHDSSFHTRMFAPGMGIVEDPATGSAAAAFAGVICQFDKPGQGNHKYRIEQGFEMERPSIIELAMEVAEGRLTSETIGGRVVLVSEGKLYI; encoded by the coding sequence ATGTCCAATGCCGAGCATCGCTATTTCACTCTTGATGTGTTCACCAAAGATTTGTTTGCGGGCAATCCGTTGGCAGTGGTGCTTGATAGCGATGATCTTTCTGATGATCAGATGCAGAAGATTGCCAGAGAATTCAATTTTTCCGAGACGGTGTTTGTCTGTACGCCCGAGAACAAGGCGCATAGCGCTTGCCTGCGGATCTTTACTCCGACTTGTGAGTTGCCTTTTGCCGGTCATCCTACGGTCGGAACGGCGGTGTTGCTCGGCCTCCTGCGCTTTCCTGATCTGGAGAGCGAGCAGAATTGCGTGATGCTGCTTGAGGAGAAGGTGGGGCGTATTCGTGCCAAGGTCAAACTGGATTCTGACGGAGTGGGCAAGGCTGTGTTCGAGGTGCCGCAACTCTCCAAACCCGTGGCGTCTGTTTCGTTGGGCTCGAAAGACGAAATTGCTGCTGCGCTGGGGTTGCATATCAAGGATATCGGTTTTGAGAATCACGTTCCAACGGCTTACTCGGCCGGCGTGCCCTTTGCCATGGTGCCGATTCGCGATCTTGAAGCCATGAAGCGGGCGCGGCCGGTGATGCCAAGCTGGAGCTCAGCCTTTGGTGCGCACGAGCATAACGACGCCTATCTCTATACACGCGAAACCACCTGCCATGATTCCAGCTTTCACACGCGCATGTTTGCCCCCGGAATGGGGATCGTGGAAGATCCTGCAACAGGATCTGCTGCCGCGGCTTTTGCCGGAGTGATTTGCCAATTCGACAAACCCGGCCAAGGCAACCATAAATATCGCATCGAGCAGGGGTTTGAAATGGAGCGACCGTCCATCATCGAATTGGCAATGGAGGTCGCCGAAGGACGCCTGACAAGTGAGACAATAGGCGGGCGTGTGGTCCTTGTTTCTGAAGGAAAATTGTATATTTAA
- a CDS encoding acetolactate synthase 3 large subunit yields MTRQMTGAEMVIRALKDQGVDHIFGYPGGAVLPIYDEIFQQEDIRHILVRHEQGAGHAAEGYARSTGKVGVLLVTSGPGATNAVTPLADALMDSIPLVCITGQVPTSLIGSDAFQECDTSGITRPCTKHNYLVRSIEDLPRILHEAFYVARSGRPGPVVVDIPKDVQFASGIYHGPSNVSHKTYHPQIKGDLESVRKAVEMLVSAKKPMLYTGGGVINSGTEACQMLRELVDLTGFPITSTLMGLGAYPASGKEWLGMLGMHGTYEANMAMHECDVMLCVGARFDDRITGRLDAFSPNSKKIHIDIDASSINKIVQVDLPIVGDVGHVLEDMVRIWRASSKKTDKEALATWWEQIKIWRKRDCLAYRPNEDIIMPQFALQRLNEKLKGKDFYITTEVGQHQMWAAQFIDFEEPHRWMTSGGLGTMGYGFPAALGVQTAHPESLVVDIAGDGSVQMNIQELSTAIQHNLPVKIMILNNEHLGMVRQWQQLLHGNRLSNSYVEAMPDFVKLAEAYGAKGIYCDKPHQLDAAIDEMIAYDGPVIFDCRVAKLANCFPMIPSGRAHNDMLFSEEAEDASKIATAIGEAGKKLV; encoded by the coding sequence ATGACACGGCAGATGACGGGTGCTGAGATGGTTATTCGTGCTCTGAAAGATCAGGGTGTGGACCATATTTTTGGCTATCCTGGGGGCGCAGTTCTCCCGATCTATGATGAAATCTTTCAGCAGGAAGATATTCGTCACATTCTCGTGCGCCATGAACAGGGCGCTGGCCATGCAGCAGAGGGCTATGCCCGTTCAACCGGTAAAGTGGGCGTGCTTCTTGTGACCTCCGGCCCGGGGGCCACCAATGCCGTGACCCCTCTGGCTGATGCGCTGATGGATTCCATTCCTTTGGTTTGCATTACCGGGCAGGTTCCCACATCTCTGATCGGTTCTGATGCCTTTCAGGAGTGCGATACCTCCGGCATTACGCGCCCCTGTACCAAGCATAATTATCTGGTTCGGTCCATCGAGGATCTGCCACGCATTCTGCATGAGGCCTTCTATGTTGCGCGCTCCGGTCGACCAGGGCCGGTTGTCGTTGATATTCCCAAGGATGTCCAGTTTGCCAGCGGCATCTATCATGGACCGAGCAATGTCAGCCACAAGACATATCATCCGCAGATCAAGGGTGATCTGGAATCGGTTCGCAAGGCTGTCGAGATGCTGGTTTCTGCCAAGAAGCCTATGCTCTATACCGGTGGTGGCGTTATCAACTCGGGCACGGAAGCCTGTCAGATGCTGCGCGAGCTGGTCGACCTGACCGGCTTCCCGATCACCTCCACATTGATGGGCTTGGGTGCCTATCCGGCATCGGGCAAGGAATGGCTCGGCATGCTGGGTATGCACGGCACCTATGAGGCCAACATGGCCATGCATGAGTGCGATGTCATGCTGTGCGTTGGTGCGCGGTTCGATGACCGTATCACGGGACGGCTTGATGCCTTCTCGCCCAACTCCAAGAAGATCCACATCGATATCGATGCATCCTCGATCAACAAGATTGTTCAGGTGGATCTGCCGATCGTTGGAGATGTCGGGCATGTTCTGGAAGATATGGTGCGCATTTGGCGGGCCAGCAGCAAGAAAACCGACAAGGAAGCTCTGGCGACCTGGTGGGAGCAGATCAAGATCTGGCGCAAGCGGGATTGTCTGGCCTATCGACCCAATGAAGATATCATCATGCCGCAATTTGCTTTGCAGCGCTTGAATGAAAAGCTGAAGGGCAAGGACTTTTACATCACCACCGAGGTCGGGCAGCATCAGATGTGGGCCGCCCAGTTCATTGATTTTGAGGAGCCGCATCGCTGGATGACGTCCGGTGGCCTGGGTACAATGGGCTATGGTTTCCCTGCCGCACTTGGGGTGCAGACGGCCCATCCGGAAAGTCTGGTTGTCGACATTGCCGGTGATGGCTCCGTTCAGATGAATATTCAGGAGCTTTCAACGGCCATCCAGCATAACCTGCCGGTCAAGATCATGATCCTGAACAATGAGCATCTGGGCATGGTGCGCCAGTGGCAGCAGCTGTTGCATGGCAACCGGCTCTCGAACTCCTATGTCGAGGCGATGCCGGACTTTGTGAAGCTGGCAGAAGCTTATGGCGCCAAGGGTATTTATTGCGACAAGCCGCATCAATTGGATGCCGCGATTGATGAAATGATTGCCTATGACGGTCCTGTTATTTTCGATTGCCGTGTTGCCAAATTGGCAAACTGCTTCCCGATGATCCCGTCGGGGCGGGCACACAACGATATGCTGTTTTCTGAAGAAGCAGAAGACGCGAGCAAAATCGCTACGGCCATTGGGGAAGCGGGCAAGAAACTCGTCTGA
- the ilvN gene encoding acetolactate synthase small subunit, whose translation MQQGSAYFIEEVSTVQETHTLSVLVDNEPGVLARVIGLFSGRGYNIDSLTVSETSHEEHISRITIVTTATPPVLQQIRSQLGRLVPVHEVADLSTFEVAPLERELALIKVAGTGDKRVEALRLADAFRATVIDATADHFVFEMTGRKNKIEQFITIMQPLGLVEVCRTGVVALRRGQDKT comes from the coding sequence ATGCAACAAGGATCTGCCTATTTCATTGAAGAAGTATCGACTGTTCAAGAAACGCACACGCTATCTGTTCTCGTGGACAACGAACCGGGTGTGCTGGCGCGCGTAATCGGCCTCTTTTCCGGACGGGGATACAATATCGACTCTCTCACTGTGTCTGAAACCTCCCATGAGGAGCATATTTCGCGCATCACCATCGTAACGACCGCAACGCCTCCGGTGCTGCAGCAGATCCGCTCGCAGTTGGGGCGTCTGGTGCCGGTGCATGAAGTCGCGGACCTGTCGACTTTCGAAGTTGCTCCGCTTGAGAGGGAGCTTGCCTTGATTAAGGTCGCCGGAACGGGCGATAAAAGAGTGGAAGCCCTCAGATTGGCTGATGCATTTCGTGCTACGGTGATTGATGCTACGGCTGATCATTTTGTTTTTGAGATGACAGGTCGTAAAAACAAGATCGAACAGTTTATCACGATTATGCAGCCGCTCGGGCTGGTCGAGGTGTGCCGCACCGGCGTGGTGGCCCTGCGCCGCGGGCAAGATAAAACCTGA
- a CDS encoding MOSC domain-containing protein, with protein sequence MIEKNFEGSVVAVSLDNAHAFSKNLKSAIRLLEGLGVEGDAHMGELVQHRSRVRANPNQPNLRQVHLIHQELFEEVASKGFTVAPADMGENITTCGIDLLSLPTGAVLHIGEDAEVEITGLRNPCSQIENWQPGLLKELVFKDDEGNLVRKAGVMGIVRKGGLVKPDDRITTTLPEEPWQKLERV encoded by the coding sequence TTGATTGAGAAGAATTTTGAAGGATCCGTTGTCGCCGTCAGTCTGGACAACGCGCATGCATTTTCCAAGAACCTGAAATCAGCCATTCGATTGCTTGAAGGGCTTGGCGTTGAAGGGGATGCGCATATGGGGGAGTTGGTTCAGCATCGTTCCCGAGTACGCGCCAATCCAAATCAGCCCAATTTGCGGCAGGTGCATCTCATTCATCAGGAACTGTTCGAAGAAGTCGCCAGCAAGGGATTTACCGTGGCTCCTGCTGATATGGGGGAGAATATCACGACATGCGGTATTGATCTGCTCTCCCTGCCAACAGGCGCGGTGCTTCACATCGGGGAAGATGCCGAAGTTGAAATCACAGGGCTGAGAAATCCCTGTTCCCAGATTGAAAATTGGCAACCGGGGCTGCTCAAGGAGCTCGTTTTCAAGGATGATGAGGGCAATCTGGTGCGCAAGGCTGGCGTGATGGGTATTGTGCGCAAAGGCGGCTTGGTCAAGCCTGATGACAGGATCACGACGACCTTGCCCGAAGAGCCATGGCAAAAGCTGGAGCGGGTCTGA